The following coding sequences are from one Lolium rigidum isolate FL_2022 chromosome 6, APGP_CSIRO_Lrig_0.1, whole genome shotgun sequence window:
- the LOC124665676 gene encoding F-box/FBD/LRR-repeat protein At1g13570-like, with protein sequence MINNTVCKRTSSNRISGKPIYKKARPNVKLEDLPQDLLCTIVSKLPAKEVSRATVLSSYWRYICGICCYKLCFTGATGCCRDTLERKEYLQCIHKFINNVNTAVQKCHAKLVEEFNVRFEFDAMLVDHLNNWVKFAVSSQAKSIVFYLRPINMRRTDVDRYLFPFHLLDSGSNMSHLQCIQLSFVSFRPPSEFRGFPSLRKLYLQFVDITIKDLEVILSNCYNLGWLSLVRCFLNGELKLDRPLSRLRHLTVVYCKVTRIELHVTKLVTFVYDGPIIPIVMAQHSKLENAHIRFFKATYQDAVSALLNGIPTMQNLTLQITCPQLEVQSLLNNTCKFSHLRRLQLLMCILAQHIEKLPYVLVSILRAAPFIEKLEIHFATCRHLCFANNGTLDNQPLQRCEYTYLKSMHMTGYKGARGQLEFLLHIVENAPALEVLTVDTTERLNEYEDVSVNLICRKKSCSERAALHAESCLSEKLSPKVKLCVM encoded by the exons ATGATCAACAATACAGTATGCAAAAGAACTTCCTCAAACCGTATCAGTGGGAAACCAATCTATAAGAAAGCGAGGCCAAATGTTAAACTGGAAGACCTTCCACAG GATCTGCTGTGCACCATTGTATCAAAGTTGCCTGCTAAAGAAGTTTCAAGAGCTACTGTTTTATCAAGCTATTGGAGATATATCTGTGGTATTTGCTGCTACAAATTATGTTTCACTGGTGCTACTGGGTGTTGCCGTGATACTTTAGAAAGAAAAGAATACCTCCAGTGCATCCATAAATTCATCAATAATGTCAATACAGCCGTGCAAAAGTGCCATGCCAAGTTGGTTGAAGAGTTCAATGTCAGATTCGAGTTCGACGCAATGCTGGTTGATCATCTAAATAATTGGGTTAAATTTGCGGTATCATCACAGGCAAAGAGCATAGTTTTCTATTTACGGCCTATTAACATGAGACGCACGGATGTAGATCGCTACTTATTTCCATTTCACCTTTTGGATAGTGGAAGCAACATGTCTCATCTACAGTGTATACAGCTTAGCTTTGTATCTTTCAGACCACCATCTGAATTCAGAGGTTTCCCAAGCCTGAGAAAGCTTTATTTGCAGTTTGTCGATATCACTATAAAGGATCTTGAAGTTATACTGTCCAATTGCTATAATCTTGGATGGCTCAGCTTAGTCAGATGCTTCCTGAATGGCGAACTAAAGTTGGATCGTCCGTTGTCCCGCCTTCGACACCTAACAGTTGTATACTGTAAGGTGACCAGGATAGAACTTCATGTTACGAAACTCGTTACCTTTGTATATGATGGTCCCATTATTCCTATTGTTATGGCTCAACATTCGAAGCTGGAAAATGCACATATACGATTCTTCAAGGCAACTTATCAAGATGCTgtcagtgcacttctgaatggtaTTCCGACCATGCAAAATCTGACTCTCCAGATTACTTGCCCACAACTAGAG GTGCAATCATTGTTGAATAACACATGCAAGTTTTCCCATCTTAGGCGCTTACAGTTGTTAATGTGTATATTAGCTCAACATATTGAGAAGCTTCCATATGTACTAGTTTCCATACTGAGGGCAGCTCCATTTATTGAAAAGCTTGAGATCCAT TTTGCTACCTGTCGCCACCTTTGTTTTGCGAACAATGGTACTTTGGACAATCAGCCTCTTCAGCGGTGTGAATATACTTATCTGAAGAGTATGCATATGACGGGATATAAAGGGGCAAGAGGTCAACTTGAATTTCTTCTACATATTGTGGAAAATGCCCCTGCGCTGGAGGTATTAACTGTGGACACAACTGAACGGCTTAATGAATATGAAGATGTTTCTGTAAACTTGATTTGCAGAAAAAAATCATGCTCCGAGCGCGCTGCTCTGCATGCCGAATCTTGTCTCAGTGAAAAACTTTCACCAAAGGTGAAGCTTTGTGTTATGTAG